AGATGACAACTTACATCATGAATGAAATAAAAGTAAATGAACATATTCTTGATGATGACAAATACCTTCTTATTTTTAGTGTGGAAGAGGTAAATCGTTTGGCACGTGAAGGTATGCCTTTCCGTGATGCATATAAAAAGGTAGGTTTGGATATTGAGGCAGGTAAATTCTCGCATACTAAAGAAGTACACCATACTCATGAAGGTAGTATCGGTAACCTTTGTAATGCAGAAATCTCCGCATTGATGCAGCAAGTGATTGATGGATTCAACTTTTGTGGAATGGAGAAAGCGGAGAAAGCACTGCTTGGAAGATAAAATAAACTTTCGGAGGATAGTTTTTTAAACTTTCCTCCGAAAAGATTTGGCAGAAACAAGTAAACTACTTATCTTTGCACCCGTTGAAAAAACGCGGAAATAGCTCAGTTGGTAGAGCATAACCTTGCCAAGGTTAGGGTCGCGAGTTCGAGTCTCGTTTTCCGCTCTTTCTTTGAAAGGATGCTCGAATGGTGGAATGGTAGACACGAAGGACTTAAAATCCTTTGGCCATTGCGGCTGTGCGGGTTCAAGTCCCGCTTCGAGTACTCTAAGGGACGAATCGTGTTTTTCACGGTTCGTCTCTTTCTTTTTATCCCCGTTACCTGTTGGATATGAATACGGCTCAGTTGTAATTCTTGGGGGATTAATATTGGCTCAGTCTGAAAATTTGGGGGATTGCGTTAAAATTCTTATTTTTGCATAATGAAAACATCCTCTTCCCAAACGATTGATCCTGTTGCTTCTTTAAGCTTGTTCTTGCCTTCAGGAATCCTTGATTACTTCACCCTAGTCAATCATGTATCTCAGGATACTTGCTTTATTCTTTATTTAGAGGAGAAAGCGACTATTCCTTCCGAGTACTCTGATCTCCATCTTCACTCAAAAGGTTTCCTCCCTGAGATTGAAGTTCAGGACTTCCCTATCCGTGGTAAAGCCGTTTATTTACGTATCAAGCGTCGTCGCTGGGAAGATCCATCCACCGGGCAGACGTATAGTCGTGACTGGAGTTTGGTAGCCACCGGTACTCGCATAACCGCTGAGTTCGGTGCTTTTTTAAAAGAATTACTTGGATAATCACGCTGTTAGCTGCCAAAGTGTAGCCGAGCATTACTGCATGGATGGCAAACATCTTCAAAGCCAATATAAAGACCACCTGAGTGACTTCCAGAATTGGGATCAGAGAGCACATGCCCAAGAGTATATCCTTTATCCAAAGAATATGGGTTATCACCTATGTATTGACGAGACGGCTTTAAGCAAGGGAGATCTTTATACCATCTTAATAAATAGAGATAAGCGAGGCAGGAAAGGTTCTATTATAGCTGTAATTCAGGGCACTAAAACCGATGATATCATTGCGGTACTTACAAAGATGCCACAGGAGCTGCGGAATCAAGTCAAAGAAATCACACTGGATATGGCAGGGAGCATGCAAAAGATTGCGAAAACGTGCTTTCCACGTGCCATGCAGGTGATTGATAGGTTTCATGTACAAAAACTTGTATATGAAGCTGTACAAGAGTTGCGCATTACATATAGATGGCAAGTGATAAAAGAGGAGAATAAAGCCATGAAAGCGGCAAAAGAGAAGGGGGAAGTATATAAAGCGGAAGAACTCGAAAACGGAGATACACTCAGGCAATTATTGGCCAGAAGCAGATATTTATTATTTAAATCACCTGACAAATGGACCAAGAGTCAGAAAATCAGGGCAGAATTACTTTTCAAGCAGTTTGAAGATATTAAGCACGTATATTACTACTCATTGGAGTTGGGAAAGATATTTTCCACAAACTATGACAAGGATGTAGCAAGAGCAAAGCTGGCACTATGGTATAATAAGATTGAAGAATATGGATACGATACATTCACAACAGTAGCAAACTCTATTGAGAACCATTACGAAAGGATTTTAAACTTCTTTGTGAACAGGAGTACAAATGCAGCTGCAGAAGCATTCAATGCTAAAATCAAAGCATTTAGGGCATCATTTAGAGGAGTCGTGGATATGAGATTCTTCCTTTTTAGGCTAGCAAAGGTATATGCATAAATGGAAGTTACAAATATTAAGGCTCAGTCTGAAACTTGGGGGATTTGATTTAGGGCAATCACATCCCTAAAATTTCATTTCTGTACGGTTTTGAATGAAACCGTTCGGAAATGAGCCAAGTATTGATCCATACTAAGATTTAAAATGATATAATTATCTTGCACACCTACACTCTTTGCATTTATTCGATTGATACATAGAGATATAATTGTGTGTAAGATACCGTTGCAGATGTGTGCAAGATAATTATACCATTTTAAACTCTATGTAATGCAGGAGCTATTATGATTTTGTTCAAAAC
The Bacteroides caecimuris DNA segment above includes these coding regions:
- a CDS encoding transposase family protein → MKTSSSQTIDPVASLSLFLPSGILDYFTLVNHVSQDTCFILYLEEKATIPSEYSDLHLHSKGFLPEIEVQDFPIRGKAVYLRIKRRRWEDPSTGQTYSRDWSLVATGTRITAEFGAFLKELLG